A region of the Bacillus sp. NP247 genome:
ACATTCCGTCTACATCAGTTGCAAACGTGGCACTTGCTTTCCCGAAATCAGCTATTCAGCGTGATATTGATGGTACGGGATTTGTCGTATCAAGAAATAGTGATTACACGATTACAGCGTGTACGTGGACACATAAAAAATGGCCACATACAACGCCGGAAGGAAAAACGCTTCTTCGCTGCTACGTCGGACGCCCAGGTGATGAAGCAGTTGTAGAACAAACGGACGAAGAAATTGTGCAGCTCGTATTAGAAGACTTACAAAAGACAATGGATATTACAGAGGATCCAGAGTTTACAATTGTAAGCCGCTGGAAAGAAGCAATGCCTCAATATACAGTAGGCCATAAAGAGCGAATGAAAAAGCTCACAACATTTATGGAGAAAGAATTACCAGGTGTGTACCTAGCTGGAAGTTCTTACGCTGGTTCTGGTCTTCCTGCGTGTATTAATCAAGGCGAATTAGCGGCAAAGCATGTATTATCTCATTTAGAGAAATTAATGGAGATTGAATTAGTAGCACAGTAAAGTATTTCAAATGAAACGCCTTCAATTATATTGAAGGCGTTTTGTTTAAAGGTAAAATAACTTCTATCCAATAAACATATATAAGTTATTTGGTTTTATAGCTGCATCTCCAGCATATATAATCCACTCTGTTAAGTTTTCAAAATCTAAATGATAAGAATTACCTTCGTTCATGTCTTCTATAAAATACGGTTCATTAATGAGTATTCCTTGAATCATATCTTCCGTAATGTCTTGCATTTCAAACCACATATGTTCACTTTTTCCCTCCTCGTAGGAGACACCAAACTTAGCGAGAAAACGATAATCTTCATTTGATTGTTCAATGTAAAAAATATTGCTGAAATACCCGAAAGTATTTTTCGCATTGTAAGCCATACGATCCGTTTCACTATTTGTTTTATAGAACATGAGCCCTGTAGATTCCTCGTGTTCTTTGAAAAAGCTTTCTATATATTCTCCTGTAGTATTAAATTTAAACAAGAGAACAGATGGAGATTGATGGTATTCATCTCGGTCATCCATCCCGCCTAAGAATTCGTTTTGTTCATCGATTGGCTGTAGCATCACTTCCTCACCCTCAATTGAAGATAATTGATCCATACTCGTTTTATGTCCAATATAAGATAAACCTTTTTCCCATGGAACGGCTACTGTATGTATGGAACCTTGCTGACTATGTGCGATAACGATAGGCTCATTCATTGGAACATGGCCATTTTCAACGGCATTATTAGCAAATGTTTGAAAAAGATCGCCAATGCCGTAGTAGGAAGAAATGCGATTTGGAATAATTAATTCTATCTCTGTCACACCAGCCCTTAAAAGGCCGTGTGTATGAAACCAATATTGTGTAGGCTCGCGTTCTTTATCGTCTTCATAAACAGAATGAATAACGTATAAGTCAGGAATATCAGGCAATAATTCATTCTCAACGTGATATTCAATATAGTTTCTAGATATGACCTTCATAGCCGCACTAGAATCGATTACAAATAACAAGTCTGGTGCGAGGTGCCATAAAACCTGCAATTGCTGGAAAAAGCAGCTGAGTACATCACCTGCAAATAGTGTACGTGTGAAAATTTCAGTGCCGAAAGCCGCATCTTCAAAAGTACGATCTACGATTGTGGCATCTTGTCTATTGTACATTTTATATTCTTCTGGATCATCCGTTTCATCAATATGCAGTTCATAAGGTATGACCTTT
Encoded here:
- a CDS encoding DUF4026 domain-containing protein — translated: MEVQTETYRAAMNGTLERHFSDMIAVIPTRITIDQLKQRLETISTKVDELKIVYSDETSLIVELHMDKKVIPYELHIDETDDPEEYKMYNRQDATIVDRTFEDAAFGTEIFTRTLFAGDVLSCFFQQLQVLWHLAPDLLFVIDSSAAMKVISRNYIEYHVENELLPDIPDLYVIHSVYEDDKEREPTQYWFHTHGLLRAGVTEIELIIPNRISSYYGIGDLFQTFANNAVENGHVPMNEPIVIAHSQQGSIHTVAVPWEKGLSYIGHKTSMDQLSSIEGEEVMLQPIDEQNEFLGGMDDRDEYHQSPSVLLFKFNTTGEYIESFFKEHEESTGLMFYKTNSETDRMAYNAKNTFGYFSNIFYIEQSNEDYRFLAKFGVSYEEGKSEHMWFEMQDITEDMIQGILINEPYFIEDMNEGNSYHLDFENLTEWIIYAGDAAIKPNNLYMFIG